A stretch of the Bradyrhizobium sp. CCBAU 53351 genome encodes the following:
- the msrB gene encoding peptide-methionine (R)-S-oxide reductase MsrB — protein MFDRRILLTTAAGLFGLGAFRWLRATPAEAGEKTAEKFEITKTEAEWRAQLTPQQYEILRNHGTERPGSSPLLKEHRKGTFACAGCDLPLFASETKFESGTGWPSFYQPIEGNVCKTEDRAYGMVRTEVHCRRCGGHLGHVFDDGPKPTGLRYCIDGFGLVFHPAAASAT, from the coding sequence ATGTTTGACCGCCGCATCCTGTTGACGACCGCCGCCGGCCTGTTCGGCCTTGGGGCCTTCCGCTGGCTCAGAGCAACGCCTGCCGAGGCCGGCGAGAAGACCGCGGAAAAATTCGAGATCACGAAGACGGAGGCTGAATGGCGCGCCCAGCTCACGCCGCAGCAATATGAGATCCTGCGCAATCACGGCACCGAGCGGCCGGGCTCCAGCCCGCTGTTGAAGGAGCACCGCAAGGGCACCTTCGCGTGCGCCGGCTGCGACCTGCCGCTGTTCGCGTCCGAAACCAAATTCGAGAGCGGCACGGGCTGGCCGAGCTTCTACCAGCCGATCGAGGGCAATGTCTGCAAGACCGAAGACCGGGCCTACGGCATGGTCCGCACCGAGGTGCACTGCCGGCGCTGCGGCGGCCATCTCGGCCACGTCTTCGACGACGGTCCGAAGCCGACCGGCCTGCGCTATTGCATCGACGGTTTCGGGCTGGTTTTCCATCCCGCAGCAGCGTCGGCGACGTAA